Genomic window (Bacillus kexueae):
ATTGAATTCAGGCATCACTTCACACGAAACGAACGATGTGTGACGACGTCCTGAAGAGTCAAACGGAGAAATACGAACGAGACGATGAACCCCTTTTTCCGCTTTTAAATAGCCGTAAGCATTGTGGCCTTTAATTAATAATGTAACGCTTTTAATACCGGCTTCATCTCCAGGTAAATAGTCAAGCGTCTCCACTTTAAATCCTTTTTTCTCCGCCCAGCGCGTGTACATACGAAGAAGCATAGAACCCCAGTCCTGTGATTCGGTTCCACCCGCGCCCGGATGAAGCTCTAAAATCGCATTGTTTTTATCATACGGTTGACTGAGCAATAATTGAAGCTCAAACTCATTTAAATCTTTTGTAAGAGATTTCAATTCGCTTTCAAGCTCTGATTGCAAGTCTTCATCTGGTTCTTCTTTGATTAATTCATATGTTACTTGAAGGTTTTCATACGTTTCGTTTAAATGATTAAATTGATTAACTAAGTCTTTTAAGCCATTCGCTTCGTTAATAACGGTTTGCGCTGCATTTTGGTCATCCCAAAAGTTAGGGGCGGACATTTGCTCCTCGAGTTCTTGTATGCGAGCCTGTTTGACATCTAAGTCAAAGAGACCCCCTAAAATCCGCTAATCGCTTAGCCATTTTTTCAAGTTCTGTTCGAATCTCTACTAATTCCATTGTTGTAACACCTCATTGCATAATATTCGTTTCATAATCATTCGGTATTATTTCGAATGATTGACATAGTCTTTTGAATTAAGAAAAGCGAGAGAGAGGCAAAAAGCCTCTCTAACAATAGAATATCACAAGTTTAGTGGCGTTTATCGTTATCGCCCACAACATTGTTTATATTTTTTCCCGCTTCCGCACGGGCACGGTTCGTTTCGTCCAACTTCAACTTTTTTACGTGCTGGCTTTTTCTTCGCTTGTGCATCGCCTTCTTTCGGCTGCACTGCTTCACCTTTCGCAACCTCTTGTCGCTCTAGGTTGTTTCGAATTTCTGCTTTCATAATAAACTTCGTTACATCTTCTTGGATGGATGCTGTCATATTTTCAAACATCGCATATCCTTCCATTTGATATTCACGAAGAGGGTCTGTTTGTCCGTAGGCACGT
Coding sequences:
- the prfB gene encoding peptide chain release factor 2 (programmed frameshift), which encodes MELVEIRTELEKMAKRLADFRGSLDLDVKQARIQELEEQMSAPNFWDDQNAAQTVINEANGLKDLVNQFNHLNETYENLQVTYELIKEEPDEDLQSELESELKSLTKDLNEFELQLLLSQPYDKNNAILELHPGAGGTESQDWGSMLLRMYTRWAEKKGFKVETLDYLPGDEAGIKSVTLLIKGHNAYGYLKAEKGVHRLVRISPFDSSGRRHTSFVSCEVMPEFNEEIDIEVRTEDIKVDTYRSSGAGGQHVNTTDSAVRITHLPSGIVVTCQTERSQIKNRERAMKMLKAKLYQKKIEEQEKELAEIRGEQKEIGWGSQIRSYVFHPYSLVKDHRTNVEVGNVQSVMDGELDSFIDAYLRSML